The following coding sequences are from one Wenzhouxiangella sp. AB-CW3 window:
- the secA gene encoding preprotein translocase subunit SecA: MLKALITKIVGSRNERLIKRLHKDVEAINALEPEFQNLSDDDLRECTVRLRQRHADGESLDELLPEAFAAVREASVRTLGLRHYDVQLIGGMVLHQGKIAEMKTGEGKTLVATLAVYLNAIADQGVHVVTVNDYLARRDAEWMKPIYDALGLSVGVSVPGMTPDAKREAYAADVTYGTNNEFGFDYLRDNMAFSLEQRVQRGRSFAIVDEVDSILIDEARTPLIISGPTDEGPDIYVKMNRIVPGLQPQETEDGPGDFTIDEKTKQVYLTEEGMAKTEHLLAEAGMIEADDSLYNAHNLGLMHALNASLRAHHLFSRDVDYIVQDGEVVIVDEFTGRTLHGRRWSEGLHQAVEAKEGVPIQRENQTLASITFQNFFRLYEKLAGMTGTADTEAYEFQTIYGLEVVVIPTHKPMVRDDRPDLVYRTKQEKFDAIVSDIKERVANGQPVLVGTTSIENSELISNELKKYKIHHEVLNAKQHEREATIIAQAGRPGAVTIATNMAGRGTDIVLGGNLDAELAELGEDASEEQRNKVREDWKKRHETVIEAGGLHIIGTERHESRRIDNQLRGRAGRQGDPGSSRFYLSLDDNLMRIFASERMGNMMQKLGMKDGEAIEHPWVTRAIENAQRKVEAHNFDIRKHLLDFDDVANDQRRVIYTQRNELMEADDIKDTIDGIREETFDHLISQFIPPESIDEMWDPEGLERALEGDFGIEVPIRQWLDEDDDLDEAGLRERIMEAVEAHYQAKEDMTGSDVMRQFEKALMLSVLDQQWKEHLASMDYLRRGINLRAFAQKKPQQEFKREGFEMFTAMLDTMKHEVMKALARVRVRSEDDVEAVDQQRRREVPMQFQHAEAQSATAGGARGEADARGQQGGSLKPDTYVRDGRKVGRNEPCPCGSGKKYKQCHGRLS; encoded by the coding sequence ATGCTGAAAGCCCTGATCACCAAGATCGTCGGCAGCCGCAACGAGCGGTTGATCAAGCGCCTGCACAAGGATGTAGAGGCGATCAATGCGCTCGAGCCCGAGTTCCAGAACCTTTCCGACGACGACCTGCGCGAATGTACAGTGCGCTTGCGCCAACGCCATGCCGATGGCGAGAGCCTGGATGAGCTTCTGCCCGAAGCGTTTGCGGCGGTGCGGGAGGCGTCCGTAAGAACCCTGGGGCTGCGTCACTACGACGTCCAGCTCATTGGCGGCATGGTGCTGCACCAGGGCAAGATCGCGGAAATGAAGACCGGGGAGGGCAAGACCCTGGTCGCTACCCTGGCAGTCTATCTCAACGCCATCGCCGATCAGGGCGTGCACGTGGTGACCGTCAATGATTACCTGGCACGACGAGACGCGGAGTGGATGAAGCCAATCTACGACGCGCTGGGGCTGAGCGTGGGAGTGTCCGTGCCCGGCATGACGCCGGATGCCAAGCGCGAGGCCTACGCCGCCGACGTGACCTACGGCACCAACAATGAGTTCGGCTTCGACTACCTGCGCGACAACATGGCCTTCTCGCTCGAGCAGCGCGTGCAGCGCGGTCGGAGCTTTGCCATCGTCGACGAGGTCGACTCGATCCTGATCGACGAGGCGAGAACGCCGCTGATTATTTCCGGGCCGACCGACGAAGGACCGGATATCTACGTCAAGATGAACCGGATCGTGCCGGGTCTGCAGCCGCAGGAAACCGAGGACGGCCCGGGCGATTTCACCATCGATGAGAAGACCAAGCAGGTCTATCTGACCGAAGAGGGGATGGCCAAGACCGAGCACCTGCTGGCCGAGGCCGGCATGATCGAGGCTGACGACAGCCTCTACAACGCCCACAACCTCGGGCTGATGCACGCCCTGAACGCCTCGCTGCGAGCTCATCACCTGTTTTCTCGCGATGTCGACTACATCGTGCAGGATGGTGAAGTCGTCATTGTTGACGAGTTCACCGGCCGGACACTGCACGGCCGACGCTGGTCGGAGGGGCTGCACCAGGCCGTTGAGGCCAAGGAAGGCGTACCCATTCAGCGCGAGAACCAGACCCTGGCCTCGATCACCTTCCAGAACTTTTTCCGCCTCTACGAGAAATTGGCCGGCATGACCGGCACGGCCGATACCGAGGCCTATGAGTTCCAGACCATCTACGGGCTGGAAGTTGTCGTCATTCCCACGCACAAGCCCATGGTTCGCGACGACCGACCCGACCTGGTCTACCGGACCAAGCAGGAGAAGTTCGATGCCATCGTGTCCGACATCAAGGAGCGGGTGGCCAATGGCCAGCCCGTGCTGGTCGGCACGACCTCGATCGAGAACTCCGAGTTGATTTCGAACGAGCTGAAGAAATACAAGATTCACCACGAGGTGCTCAACGCCAAGCAGCACGAACGCGAGGCCACCATCATTGCCCAGGCCGGTCGGCCGGGTGCGGTCACCATTGCCACCAACATGGCCGGTCGTGGTACCGACATCGTGCTGGGGGGCAACCTCGATGCCGAACTGGCCGAGCTGGGCGAGGATGCCAGCGAAGAGCAACGCAACAAGGTGCGTGAAGACTGGAAGAAGCGCCACGAGACCGTGATCGAAGCCGGGGGGCTGCATATCATCGGCACCGAGCGCCACGAGTCGCGGCGTATCGACAACCAGTTGCGGGGTCGTGCCGGACGCCAGGGCGATCCGGGTTCGAGCCGCTTCTACCTGTCGCTGGATGACAACCTCATGCGCATTTTCGCTTCCGAGCGCATGGGCAACATGATGCAGAAGCTGGGCATGAAGGATGGCGAGGCCATCGAGCACCCCTGGGTGACCCGGGCCATCGAAAACGCCCAGCGTAAGGTCGAGGCCCACAACTTCGATATCCGCAAGCACCTGCTGGACTTCGATGATGTGGCCAACGACCAGCGCCGCGTCATCTACACCCAGCGCAACGAACTGATGGAAGCCGATGACATCAAGGACACCATTGATGGCATTCGCGAGGAAACCTTCGATCATCTCATCAGCCAGTTCATTCCGCCTGAATCCATCGACGAGATGTGGGATCCGGAAGGCCTGGAGCGTGCGCTGGAGGGCGACTTCGGCATCGAGGTGCCGATTCGCCAGTGGCTGGACGAAGACGACGACCTTGACGAAGCGGGGTTGCGCGAGCGCATCATGGAAGCGGTCGAGGCGCACTACCAGGCCAAGGAAGACATGACCGGCTCGGATGTCATGCGCCAGTTCGAGAAAGCGCTGATGCTCAGTGTGCTCGATCAGCAGTGGAAGGAGCACCTGGCGAGCATGGATTACCTGCGCCGTGGCATCAATCTGCGCGCGTTCGCCCAGAAGAAGCCGCAGCAGGAGTTCAAGCGCGAAGGCTTCGAGATGTTCACCGCCATGCTCGACACGATGAAGCATGAGGTGATGAAAGCACTGGCGCGGGTACGCGTGCGCAGCGAGGACGACGTGGAAGCGGTCGATCAGCAGCGCCGTCGTGAAGTGCCCATGCAGTTTCAGCATGCCGAGGCCCAGTCGGCCACCGCGGGCGGTGCCCGGGGCGAGGCGGACGCGCGTGGCCAGCAAGGCGGCAGCCTCAAGCCCGACACCTATGTGCGTGACGGGCGCAAGGTTGGGCGCAATGAACCCTGTCCCTGCGGCTCGGGCAAGAAGTACAAGCAATGTCACGGCAGGCTGAGCTGA
- a CDS encoding Nudix family hydrolase produces the protein MSQQAPPDSRSADRRQPLLRVAAAVIRDQRGRILLGQRPAGKHLAGTWEFPGGKCDPNETAQDALARELLEELGVACSDMSPLLALTHHYPERAVHLMLYQVGQVTGTAYGREGQALRWVSAEELDQIDMPAADRPIAKALNLSPRYAITPDPADAGGRSALLDWVRGALDAGIELLQLRAHSLSSSELLDLGYAVDRMVRARGGRWLINADPELARQSGADGVHLSSPHLRALNSRPLPDDRLVIASCHNDEELAHAGGIDADLVCLSPVTTTPSHPEAVGLGWDGFKTLCRRSPLPVFALGGIGPADLATARVCGAFGVAGISAFGPR, from the coding sequence GTGAGCCAGCAGGCACCTCCCGACAGCCGCAGTGCCGACCGGCGGCAGCCGTTGTTGCGGGTGGCCGCCGCGGTCATCCGCGATCAGCGCGGTCGCATCCTGCTTGGCCAGCGCCCGGCCGGCAAGCATCTGGCCGGAACATGGGAGTTTCCGGGGGGCAAGTGCGACCCGAACGAAACCGCCCAAGACGCTCTTGCGCGCGAGCTGCTCGAAGAACTGGGTGTTGCCTGCTCGGATATGTCGCCACTGCTTGCGCTGACCCACCACTACCCGGAACGTGCCGTGCACCTGATGCTCTACCAGGTCGGGCAGGTCACCGGCACAGCTTACGGGCGCGAGGGGCAGGCGCTGCGCTGGGTGTCAGCGGAAGAGCTTGACCAGATCGACATGCCAGCGGCCGACCGCCCCATTGCCAAGGCGCTTAACCTGTCTCCGCGCTATGCCATCACGCCGGACCCGGCCGATGCAGGCGGCCGATCTGCGCTGCTGGACTGGGTGCGCGGCGCGCTCGATGCCGGAATCGAGCTGCTGCAGCTCCGGGCCCACAGCCTGTCGTCGAGCGAACTGCTCGATCTGGGATATGCCGTGGACCGCATGGTGCGCGCTCGGGGTGGGCGCTGGCTGATCAATGCAGACCCGGAGCTGGCCAGGCAATCCGGTGCCGACGGTGTGCATCTGAGCAGCCCTCATCTGCGTGCTCTGAACAGCAGGCCGCTGCCGGATGATCGTCTTGTCATCGCTTCCTGTCACAATGATGAAGAGCTTGCCCACGCCGGGGGCATCGATGCCGACCTGGTCTGCCTTTCACCGGTCACGACGACACCTTCGCACCCGGAAGCCGTCGGCCTGGGCTGGGATGGTTTCAAGACACTGTGCCGGCGCTCCCCGCTTCCGGTGTTTGCCCTGGGTGGCATCGGCCCGGCCGATCTGGCGACCGCCCGGGTGTGCGGCGCATTCGGTGTGGCGGGTATTTCAGCATTCGGTCCGCGATGA
- a CDS encoding 4'-phosphopantetheinyl transferase family protein: MMTPTPVRMPLPRQSPPPPSTVDLWLVPLADLPLEPLPPESDPSAHVRALRFRQQFMLRLLLGSYLDCPGRDVEVVRSGRGKPALGARHAGSALHFNLSHSRQWLAVALAVGVDVGVDIEYERSMPRAQSVARRYFPAAEAEALAAWDEPFRSRSFLQYWTAREALVKARGCGLAGVMDQIQLAGSPPRVCAVPDQWPDAGRWSLIMPLVCGGLIAHVAVAGEGFEVRTRRVEMPKAP, from the coding sequence ATGATGACGCCGACACCGGTTCGCATGCCGTTGCCGCGGCAGTCGCCGCCGCCCCCTTCCACGGTCGATCTCTGGCTGGTGCCGCTGGCCGACCTGCCGCTGGAGCCTTTGCCACCGGAGTCCGATCCCAGCGCGCATGTGCGTGCCCTGCGCTTCCGGCAGCAGTTCATGTTGCGGCTGCTGCTGGGAAGCTACCTGGACTGCCCGGGGCGCGATGTGGAGGTGGTGCGAAGCGGGCGCGGCAAGCCGGCCCTGGGGGCGCGCCATGCCGGCAGTGCATTGCATTTCAACCTGTCTCACAGCAGGCAGTGGCTGGCGGTAGCACTGGCCGTCGGTGTCGATGTCGGGGTGGATATCGAGTATGAACGCAGCATGCCAAGAGCCCAAAGCGTGGCCCGGCGCTACTTTCCGGCCGCGGAAGCCGAAGCCCTGGCCGCATGGGACGAGCCTTTCAGGTCACGCAGCTTCCTGCAGTACTGGACCGCACGCGAGGCGCTGGTCAAGGCCCGCGGCTGCGGCCTGGCCGGTGTCATGGACCAGATCCAGCTTGCGGGCAGTCCACCCCGGGTCTGTGCCGTCCCCGATCAATGGCCTGACGCCGGCCGCTGGAGCCTGATCATGCCCCTGGTCTGCGGCGGCCTGATTGCCCACGTGGCGGTTGCCGGTGAGGGATTCGAGGTCAGGACGCGGCGCGTTGAAATGCCGAAGGCCCCCTGA
- a CDS encoding phospholipase D-like domain-containing protein produces the protein MLRYALLLLSLALGACSLSPQRQAEIDELIEARRGSVELVPDASPVRLDSPLDELVTSSSRQHLLLVEQGSDALALRIHLIRSAVERIELMNYIFHADESGQLLLAELVDAARRGVEVRILVDSLFSLDDVELLAGLELLEPNLEVRLYNPVFNQARLGDLSLASAVFCCFRRLNHRLHHKLLAIDGRHGLLGGRNTADRYFDLDTRMNFLDMEVLVSGHTVAEMQDNFDQFWQHSASRRARHTRDVAATLQRSAPDQILLERDSRAAYALSMIEDPDWLEALIGRAGFEVGTVRYFADLPEKTWSLESEVSTRTLHELIGTARERVLIQTPYFVLSPAFEQALAQLDPSVEVVVSTNSLASTDAWPVYAISRRQRFRMVDGLGVELFEAKPYPADIERFNQRYEQLVIDRALGITSPMRIDPPSATRDMPGPRISVHAKIVVIDDEVAVVTSHNFDPRSERYNTENGVIVEDRRFAAALSEYVETIAAPGNSWVVRVRPDGSVLLGPVNRTMAGLSRRLPTLDLWPWYLTENYRMNASDADELPPALEPVGLAPEVVLLRRHMGTSLVSRLFGFLRFIM, from the coding sequence ATGTTGCGGTACGCGCTACTGCTGCTGTCGCTCGCTCTCGGGGCGTGCAGCCTCTCGCCCCAGCGTCAGGCCGAGATCGATGAGCTGATTGAAGCGCGGCGCGGCAGCGTCGAGCTGGTGCCCGATGCCAGTCCGGTGCGTCTTGATTCGCCCCTGGATGAGCTTGTTACATCGTCCTCGCGTCAGCACCTGCTGCTGGTCGAGCAGGGCAGTGACGCACTGGCCCTGCGCATTCACCTGATCCGTTCGGCCGTCGAGCGGATCGAGCTGATGAACTATATCTTTCATGCCGACGAGTCCGGTCAGTTGCTGCTGGCCGAACTTGTCGACGCCGCCCGCCGTGGTGTCGAGGTGCGAATCCTGGTCGACAGCCTGTTCTCGCTGGACGATGTGGAGCTGCTGGCCGGGCTGGAGTTGCTGGAGCCGAATCTTGAGGTGCGACTCTACAACCCGGTATTCAATCAGGCGCGGCTTGGCGACCTGTCGCTGGCCTCGGCCGTGTTCTGTTGTTTCCGGCGTCTCAACCATCGCTTGCACCACAAGCTGCTGGCCATCGATGGTCGCCATGGGCTCCTCGGTGGCAGAAACACCGCCGACCGCTATTTCGACCTCGACACCCGCATGAATTTTCTCGACATGGAAGTGCTGGTGTCGGGCCACACCGTGGCGGAGATGCAGGACAACTTCGATCAGTTCTGGCAGCATTCGGCCAGCCGGCGGGCACGCCACACTCGCGACGTGGCCGCCACGCTGCAACGAAGTGCACCCGACCAGATCCTGCTCGAGCGTGACAGTCGCGCGGCCTATGCGCTGAGCATGATTGAAGACCCGGACTGGCTGGAGGCATTGATCGGCAGAGCGGGATTCGAGGTCGGAACCGTCCGCTATTTCGCCGACCTGCCGGAAAAAACCTGGTCGCTGGAATCCGAAGTCAGCACCCGCACATTGCATGAACTGATCGGCACGGCGCGCGAACGGGTGCTGATTCAGACGCCTTACTTCGTGTTGTCGCCCGCCTTCGAGCAGGCGCTTGCGCAACTCGACCCATCGGTTGAGGTGGTGGTGTCCACCAATTCCCTGGCCTCCACCGATGCCTGGCCCGTCTATGCCATCTCGCGCCGTCAGCGTTTTCGCATGGTCGACGGACTGGGGGTTGAACTGTTCGAAGCCAAGCCCTACCCGGCGGACATCGAACGCTTCAACCAGCGCTACGAGCAGCTGGTCATCGACCGTGCCCTGGGCATCACCAGCCCGATGCGTATCGATCCGCCCTCGGCCACTCGCGATATGCCGGGGCCTCGCATCAGTGTCCACGCCAAGATCGTGGTCATCGACGACGAAGTGGCGGTGGTGACCTCACACAATTTCGATCCGCGCTCGGAACGATACAACACCGAGAACGGGGTCATCGTTGAGGATCGCCGCTTCGCTGCGGCCCTGAGTGAGTATGTCGAGACCATCGCGGCACCCGGCAACAGCTGGGTAGTGCGAGTGCGTCCCGACGGTTCGGTGCTGCTGGGTCCGGTCAATCGCACCATGGCCGGTCTGTCCCGCCGGCTGCCAACGCTCGACCTGTGGCCCTGGTACCTGACCGAGAATTACAGGATGAATGCCAGCGATGCCGACGAACTTCCCCCGGCTCTCGAACCCGTCGGCCTTGCCCCTGAAGTCGTACTGCTCAGACGCCACATGGGCACCAGCCTAGTCAGCCGCCTGTTCGGATTTCTCAGATTCATTATGTAG
- the ubiB gene encoding ubiquinone biosynthesis regulatory protein kinase UbiB yields the protein MIRRSLRLASIALTLARYRLDELLSDMPMLGMARLVRLVPWGRRQVRDYSRGARLRLALQELGPIYVKFGQILSTRRDLLPPDIADELAQLQDAVPPFSSTEARGIIEDELHAPISALFAEFNDEALASASIAQVHAARLETGEEVVVKVVRPGIDRQIRRDLELLKAMARLVRHHHPEGDRIRPDDIVAEFQRVITRELDMQAEGANASLLRRNFEQSSELYIPQIHWTHTGRRVLTMERVAGVPVKDIAELKRRNVDLEKLARRGIRIFYTQVFRDNLFHADLHPGNILIDTSDPADPSIIALDFGIVETMAPRDLYYIGENFLAIFKREYRRVAELHVEAGWVPADTRIEELEAAARTVCEPNFTRPLEEVSFAEMVMALFAVARRFKLTLQPQLIMLQKTLLNIEGMARELYPGLNIWEVARPELEGIFAERYGLSRTARRLGRGLPGWLAQSPELPGLIHETLKRAAAGQLHTRPDPQEVQRLSDLAERRQRRTISGLLAAGLLIAGAILIGTEIEPLFGGYSIPGLATAVLAALATWRAGPRG from the coding sequence ATGATTCGGCGCAGTCTTCGTCTGGCCAGTATTGCCCTGACCCTGGCCCGCTACCGTCTCGACGAGCTGTTGAGCGACATGCCAATGCTGGGCATGGCACGCCTGGTGCGGCTGGTGCCCTGGGGGCGACGCCAGGTCAGGGATTACTCGCGCGGGGCCCGGCTGCGCCTGGCGCTTCAGGAACTCGGGCCGATCTATGTCAAGTTCGGACAGATTCTCTCAACGCGTCGCGACCTGTTGCCGCCCGATATCGCCGATGAGCTGGCGCAGCTCCAGGACGCAGTGCCCCCGTTTTCCAGCACCGAGGCGCGAGGCATTATCGAGGACGAGCTGCACGCCCCGATCAGTGCACTGTTTGCCGAGTTCAACGACGAAGCACTGGCCTCTGCATCCATCGCCCAGGTTCACGCCGCCCGCCTGGAAACGGGCGAGGAAGTGGTGGTCAAGGTGGTCCGACCCGGCATCGACCGCCAGATCCGGCGCGATCTCGAACTGCTCAAGGCCATGGCCCGACTGGTACGGCACCATCACCCGGAAGGCGACCGCATTCGTCCCGATGATATCGTTGCCGAATTCCAGCGCGTCATCACGCGCGAGCTGGACATGCAGGCCGAGGGCGCCAATGCCTCGTTGCTCAGACGCAATTTCGAGCAATCCAGCGAACTCTATATTCCGCAGATCCACTGGACCCACACCGGCCGTAGGGTCCTGACCATGGAAAGGGTCGCAGGGGTTCCGGTCAAGGATATTGCCGAACTCAAGCGCCGCAATGTCGACCTGGAGAAGCTGGCGCGCCGCGGCATCCGCATCTTCTACACCCAGGTCTTTCGCGACAACCTGTTTCATGCCGACCTGCACCCCGGCAACATCCTGATCGACACCAGCGACCCGGCCGACCCGAGCATCATTGCCCTGGATTTCGGCATTGTCGAGACCATGGCGCCCAGGGACCTCTACTACATCGGCGAGAACTTTCTGGCCATCTTCAAGCGCGAGTACCGGCGCGTGGCCGAGCTGCACGTCGAGGCCGGCTGGGTGCCCGCCGACACCCGCATCGAAGAGCTCGAAGCCGCCGCCCGCACGGTCTGCGAGCCCAACTTCACCCGCCCGCTCGAAGAAGTGTCTTTCGCCGAGATGGTGATGGCCCTGTTTGCCGTGGCCCGACGCTTCAAGCTGACCCTGCAGCCCCAACTGATCATGCTGCAGAAAACCCTGCTCAACATCGAGGGCATGGCACGAGAACTCTACCCCGGCCTCAATATCTGGGAAGTGGCGCGGCCGGAACTCGAAGGCATTTTCGCCGAGCGCTACGGACTTTCCCGCACGGCCCGGCGACTGGGCCGGGGGTTGCCCGGCTGGCTGGCACAGTCGCCGGAACTGCCAGGGCTGATTCACGAGACCCTCAAGCGGGCCGCCGCGGGCCAGCTGCACACCCGGCCCGACCCGCAGGAGGTACAGCGGCTATCCGACCTGGCCGAACGACGCCAGCGACGGACGATATCCGGCCTGCTGGCCGCGGGCCTGCTGATTGCCGGCGCAATCCTGATCGGCACCGAGATCGAACCCCTGTTCGGCGGCTACTCGATCCCCGGACTGGCCACGGCAGTCCTCGCGGCACTAGCCACCTGGCGAGCGGGCCCAAGGGGCTGA
- a CDS encoding SCP2 domain-containing protein, whose amino-acid sequence MSRYLTPLPGLLARAIDTALARALQLDPRAADRLATLKDQSVRLELKGLGIDLFFTGSGEALSVSTESDVEPDTTISGTPAALLAMAVPDWRAPGSGVQIQGNAGTAQALEKLLRQLDPDWESLLVEHLGPVWGHQVWRMLQDSMQRGRHMAGTAADQTARFLREESGLLVRREEVEEFTVGVDELREAVDRLEARLRRERRP is encoded by the coding sequence ATGAGCCGCTACCTGACTCCCCTGCCCGGCCTGCTGGCCCGCGCCATCGACACGGCGCTGGCCCGGGCCCTACAGCTCGATCCACGCGCGGCCGACAGACTGGCAACGCTGAAAGACCAATCGGTTCGCCTGGAACTGAAGGGACTGGGTATCGACCTGTTCTTCACCGGTAGCGGTGAAGCGCTGTCGGTATCGACCGAAAGCGATGTCGAGCCCGACACCACCATTTCGGGCACGCCGGCCGCCCTTCTGGCCATGGCGGTGCCCGACTGGCGCGCGCCTGGCAGCGGCGTGCAGATTCAGGGAAACGCCGGCACTGCCCAGGCGCTGGAAAAGCTGCTGCGCCAGCTTGATCCAGACTGGGAGTCATTGCTGGTCGAGCACCTGGGACCGGTCTGGGGCCACCAGGTCTGGCGCATGCTGCAAGACAGCATGCAGCGCGGACGGCACATGGCCGGCACCGCTGCCGACCAGACCGCCCGTTTCCTGCGCGAGGAAAGCGGCCTGCTGGTCAGACGCGAGGAAGTCGAGGAATTCACCGTGGGCGTCGACGAATTGCGCGAGGCCGTCGACCGGCTGGAGGCCCGGCTGCGGCGGGAGCGAAGGCCATGA
- the ubiE gene encoding bifunctional demethylmenaquinone methyltransferase/2-methoxy-6-polyprenyl-1,4-benzoquinol methylase UbiE: protein MTDFGYREVAPEEKTRLVGQVFSSVAQKYDLMNDLMSLGIHRLWKRHFVATCGIRRGEKLLDLAGGTGDIAWLARQRGAAVSVADINHEMLSVGRSRMDARGAVQGFDWLQVNAEALPFADASFDHVTIAYGLRNVTWRDKALGEMHRVLRPGGRVHILEFSKVGLPALEKLYDAWSFQVLPRLGEQIAGDAESYQYLAESIRRFPDQESLAESLREAGFERVSWTNLSSGISAIHRGART from the coding sequence ATGACTGATTTTGGATACCGCGAAGTGGCACCCGAGGAGAAGACCCGGCTGGTTGGTCAGGTTTTTTCCTCCGTGGCGCAGAAGTACGACCTGATGAATGACCTGATGAGCCTGGGCATTCACCGGCTGTGGAAGCGGCATTTCGTGGCAACCTGCGGCATCCGTCGTGGCGAGAAACTGCTGGATCTGGCCGGCGGCACGGGCGATATCGCCTGGCTGGCGCGCCAGCGCGGGGCCGCGGTGAGCGTGGCGGATATCAATCATGAAATGCTGTCTGTCGGGCGTTCGCGCATGGATGCCCGTGGCGCGGTGCAGGGATTCGACTGGCTTCAGGTCAATGCCGAGGCGCTGCCCTTTGCCGATGCCAGCTTCGATCACGTCACGATTGCCTACGGCCTGCGCAACGTGACCTGGCGCGACAAGGCTCTTGGTGAGATGCACCGGGTGCTGCGGCCCGGAGGCCGTGTGCACATTCTCGAGTTCTCCAAGGTCGGACTGCCCGCGCTGGAGAAACTCTACGATGCCTGGTCGTTCCAGGTGCTGCCTCGTCTGGGCGAGCAGATCGCCGGCGATGCCGAAAGCTATCAGTACCTGGCCGAATCCATCCGTCGCTTTCCGGACCAGGAAAGCCTGGCCGAGTCACTGCGCGAGGCCGGATTCGAGCGCGTGTCCTGGACCAACCTGTCGTCGGGCATATCGGCCATTCACCGTGGCGCGCGCACATGA
- a CDS encoding gamma-butyrobetaine hydroxylase-like domain-containing protein codes for MSAPHPTELRLEKSRRMLVVEFDDGQCFELPCEYLRTHSPSAEVRGHGLSEPKLMTGKDKVNIDRIEPIGSYAVQLVFDDGHDSGIYSWGFLYDLGVNMEANQARYADRLRGAKSS; via the coding sequence ATGAGCGCGCCGCACCCGACCGAACTGCGCCTGGAGAAAAGCCGGCGCATGCTGGTGGTGGAGTTCGACGACGGGCAGTGCTTCGAGCTGCCCTGTGAATACCTGCGCACGCACTCGCCGTCGGCCGAGGTGCGCGGACACGGGCTGTCCGAGCCCAAACTGATGACCGGCAAGGACAAGGTCAATATCGATCGCATCGAGCCGATCGGCAGCTATGCCGTGCAACTGGTTTTCGACGACGGCCACGACAGCGGCATCTACTCGTGGGGATTCCTTTATGATCTTGGCGTTAACATGGAAGCCAACCAGGCTCGTTACGCAGATCGACTGCGTGGCGCCAAATCGAGCTGA